Proteins from a single region of Dysosmobacter acutus:
- the scpB gene encoding SMC-Scp complex subunit ScpB — translation MEMKEIESAIEGILFASGEPVHIDRICLALEMDRPTVEMVLQKLGDYYAFERRGIRMLRLEDSYQLCSAPDYADLIRKAFEIRKPAKLSQPALEVLTIIAYYQPTTRAYVDQIRGVDSSYTIGLLLERRLIEECGRLQVPGRPHLYRTTKNFLRVFHLSSLEELPELPGLSMEGQMRLSETGAVIDPEQEE, via the coding sequence ATGGAAATGAAAGAGATAGAATCCGCCATTGAGGGCATCCTATTTGCATCGGGAGAACCGGTTCACATTGACCGGATTTGCCTGGCGCTGGAGATGGACCGTCCCACGGTGGAAATGGTGCTGCAAAAGTTGGGGGATTACTATGCCTTTGAGCGCAGAGGAATTCGCATGCTGCGCCTGGAGGACAGTTACCAGCTCTGTTCGGCTCCGGACTACGCGGACCTGATCCGTAAGGCCTTTGAAATCCGAAAGCCCGCCAAGCTGAGCCAGCCCGCGTTGGAGGTTTTGACCATCATCGCCTACTATCAGCCCACCACCCGGGCCTATGTGGATCAAATCCGCGGCGTGGACAGCTCCTATACCATTGGCCTGCTGCTGGAGCGCAGGCTGATTGAGGAATGCGGCAGGCTGCAGGTACCCGGCCGCCCCCACCTGTACCGCACGACGAAGAACTTTCTGAGGGTATTCCATCTGAGCTCCTTAGAGGAATTGCCTGAACTGCCGGGACTGTCCATGGAGGGGCAGATGCGTCTTTCCGAGACCGGAGCGGTGATCGATCCGGAGCAGGAGGAGTAA
- the ytfJ gene encoding GerW family sporulation protein yields MDEKKNPLNDLMNSTMDKVSQMVDTNTIVGEPISTPDGVTLIPISKVTFGFGSGGGDYGKTQPKENFGGGSAAGVKIDPVAFLVIKDGTTRVLPVAVPPVGTVDRIVEMVPDVLDRVEKYFDKKKEKEID; encoded by the coding sequence ATGGATGAGAAAAAAAATCCTTTGAACGACCTGATGAACTCTACCATGGATAAGGTGAGCCAGATGGTGGACACCAATACCATCGTGGGCGAGCCCATCTCCACGCCCGACGGCGTGACGCTGATCCCCATTTCCAAGGTGACCTTCGGCTTTGGAAGCGGAGGCGGTGACTACGGCAAGACCCAGCCCAAGGAAAACTTTGGCGGCGGCAGCGCCGCAGGCGTTAAAATCGACCCGGTGGCCTTTCTGGTCATTAAGGACGGAACCACCCGCGTACTGCCTGTGGCGGTTCCTCCGGTGGGCACGGTTGACCGAATTGTGGAGATGGTGCCCGACGTCCTGGACCGGGTTGAAAAATATTTCGACAAAAAGAAGGAAAAAGAGATCGACTAA
- a CDS encoding site-2 protease family protein, which yields MHYIENLIQSIDLSSLQAILLRIVSIFLCLTIHETCHGLAAYALGDPTAKSMHRLSLNPLRHIDWFGLLMMFVCGFGWAKAVPVDPRYFRKPKQGMAFTALAGPASNFALAFSLMLGASAIYYHAPYSGLWDTLFEFLMSTAVLSIGLGIFNIIPIPPLDGSKVLGALLPDQAYFTLMRYERYGMLVLILLSFTNIGGGLVSDAIFSVYWLFVRLLF from the coding sequence TTGCACTACATCGAAAATTTGATCCAATCCATTGATTTGAGCAGTTTACAGGCTATATTGCTGCGCATTGTCTCCATATTTCTCTGTCTCACCATCCACGAAACATGCCACGGCCTGGCGGCTTATGCCCTTGGCGACCCTACGGCCAAGTCCATGCACCGCCTTTCGCTGAATCCGCTGCGCCACATCGACTGGTTTGGACTGCTGATGATGTTTGTCTGCGGCTTTGGCTGGGCAAAGGCGGTGCCGGTAGACCCCCGGTATTTTCGAAAGCCAAAACAGGGGATGGCTTTCACGGCTTTGGCGGGACCGGCGTCCAATTTTGCTCTGGCCTTTTCTCTGATGTTGGGCGCCAGTGCCATCTACTATCACGCACCCTATTCCGGCCTTTGGGACACGCTGTTTGAATTCCTGATGAGCACGGCGGTTTTGTCCATTGGCCTGGGAATTTTCAACATAATTCCCATCCCGCCCCTGGATGGCTCCAAGGTGTTGGGCGCGCTTTTGCCGGATCAGGCCTATTTTACCCTGATGCGGTATGAGCGCTATGGGATGCTGGTGCTGATCCTGCTGTCCTTCACCAATATCGGCGGAGGTCTGGTCTCTGATGCGATTTTTTCAGTCTACTGGCTCTTTGTGAGACTGCTCTTCTGA
- a CDS encoding hybrid sensor histidine kinase/response regulator yields MQKAVKDRKGSVGRSQQMSVISTAVLILLMLCYLAMTISNSTNLAAQTEIISNHPFEVVISAGDVKLYVSEMSLRTGRLVRHFSLDDVEFARTSLEELDRQLKTPVAQIEELYLGDERDVRALEETLALLRTEQAEYLDFCARLDTTAEDIEAYAQEHLQPLYDETLRQTEEIISIAQAKKVGYGETAEALRLTNLIGSTVLMGLMVVVLLVSQYVLHRQREELLYRSKLFDNLSLSIDDAFIIRDANTNKISYRGLNLERVLGMQIEKVEDLYQGLKEEDAQAFRDGAADPRFASPLEKLVEYTKPNREKRWMLIRIYRMEDLNTRQLITVFSDRTEEVRSRQVLQEAMLTAERANTAKSEFLSRMSHEIRTPLNAIIGMTTIAAASVKDSARVEDCLSKITFSSKHLLMLINDVLDMSKIESSKMVLQNEPFDIFEAVNGFVSTVYAQAKGKGIEFTETMEGFGEDAVFIGDSLRLNQILLNLSSNAVKFTAPGGSIRLEVSQHRNGATVDVLRFVLSDTGIGMTKEALEKIFQPFEQADASIAKRFGGTGLGMSITRNLVTLMGGQIQVESEPGVGTTCIVDLPFQKGTESSVAEPDFGQEGLRALIVDDERQVCEQTAVLLEKIKIGADWCLSGAEAVDRVKKTHREGRDIDLCLVDWKMPDMDGVEVTRRIRREVGNGVPIVMISAYDISEVEEEARAAGVNGFLPKPLYRSSVYATIKEALEYKGRPSAYREEKSGGKSLDGVRLLVAEDNALNQEIAATLLRMNGASVDCVENGQQALDTFLASSPGDYDAILMDVQMPVMDGYEATRRIRVSDHPLALTIPIIATTANAFSDDISAALAAGMDAHVSKPLDMAQLCKILTECIHRSEH; encoded by the coding sequence ATGCAGAAGGCTGTGAAAGACAGGAAGGGCTCTGTGGGGCGGAGTCAGCAGATGAGCGTGATCAGTACGGCGGTCCTCATTTTGCTGATGCTGTGCTACTTGGCCATGACCATCAGCAATTCCACCAATTTGGCGGCACAGACGGAGATCATATCCAACCACCCCTTTGAGGTGGTGATTTCCGCCGGCGACGTCAAGCTCTATGTTTCGGAGATGAGTCTGCGCACCGGACGGCTGGTCCGCCATTTCAGCCTGGACGACGTGGAGTTTGCCAGAACCAGCCTGGAGGAGCTTGACCGACAGCTGAAAACCCCGGTGGCCCAAATTGAGGAGCTGTATCTGGGCGATGAGCGGGACGTGCGTGCGTTGGAAGAAACTCTGGCGCTTTTGCGGACGGAGCAGGCGGAGTATCTGGACTTTTGCGCCCGGCTGGATACCACGGCGGAGGATATTGAGGCGTATGCGCAGGAGCATCTGCAGCCGCTCTATGATGAGACCCTTCGCCAGACGGAAGAGATCATCTCCATCGCCCAGGCAAAAAAAGTGGGATATGGCGAGACCGCGGAAGCGCTGCGGCTTACCAACCTGATCGGCTCCACTGTACTGATGGGCCTGATGGTGGTTGTGCTGCTGGTCTCTCAGTATGTGCTTCACCGTCAACGGGAAGAACTCCTCTACCGCAGCAAGCTTTTTGATAACCTCTCGCTGAGCATCGACGACGCATTTATCATCCGTGACGCCAATACAAACAAGATCAGCTATCGCGGGCTGAATCTGGAGCGGGTCCTTGGCATGCAGATTGAGAAGGTGGAAGACCTCTACCAGGGCCTGAAGGAGGAAGACGCCCAGGCGTTCCGTGATGGGGCCGCCGATCCCAGGTTCGCGTCACCTCTTGAAAAGCTTGTGGAATACACAAAGCCCAATCGGGAGAAGCGCTGGATGCTGATTCGCATCTACCGGATGGAAGATCTGAACACCAGGCAGCTGATTACCGTGTTTTCCGACCGCACGGAGGAGGTCCGTTCGCGTCAGGTTTTGCAGGAGGCTATGCTGACCGCAGAACGCGCCAATACGGCAAAGAGCGAATTTCTCTCCCGGATGAGCCATGAGATCAGGACGCCTCTGAACGCCATCATCGGCATGACCACCATTGCGGCGGCCTCGGTCAAGGATTCCGCCAGGGTGGAGGACTGCCTCTCCAAAATCACTTTTTCCTCCAAGCACCTGCTGATGCTGATCAATGACGTGCTGGACATGTCCAAGATTGAAAGCAGCAAAATGGTGCTGCAAAACGAGCCTTTTGATATTTTTGAGGCTGTCAATGGATTTGTGTCCACCGTTTACGCCCAGGCCAAGGGGAAGGGGATCGAGTTCACGGAGACCATGGAGGGCTTTGGGGAGGACGCTGTCTTTATCGGAGATTCCCTGAGGCTCAACCAAATTCTTCTGAATCTCAGTTCCAACGCGGTCAAGTTCACCGCCCCGGGCGGCAGCATCCGTCTGGAGGTCTCCCAGCACAGGAACGGGGCCACAGTCGACGTACTGCGGTTTGTCCTTTCCGACACCGGAATCGGCATGACGAAGGAGGCTCTTGAAAAGATTTTTCAGCCCTTTGAACAGGCTGACGCGTCCATCGCAAAGCGTTTTGGCGGAACGGGGCTGGGCATGTCCATCACCCGAAACCTTGTTACATTGATGGGCGGCCAGATTCAGGTGGAGAGCGAACCCGGTGTGGGAACCACCTGTATTGTGGACCTGCCGTTCCAAAAGGGGACAGAGAGCAGCGTAGCGGAGCCTGATTTTGGACAGGAGGGGCTGCGTGCGCTGATCGTGGACGACGAGCGGCAGGTCTGTGAACAGACGGCAGTTTTGTTGGAAAAGATCAAGATCGGCGCCGACTGGTGCCTGTCCGGCGCGGAAGCCGTAGACCGGGTGAAGAAGACCCACCGGGAGGGACGGGATATTGACCTCTGCCTTGTTGACTGGAAAATGCCGGATATGGACGGTGTGGAGGTGACGCGCCGCATCCGCCGGGAGGTTGGAAACGGTGTCCCCATTGTGATGATTTCGGCCTACGATATCTCAGAGGTGGAGGAGGAAGCGCGGGCGGCGGGCGTCAACGGATTCCTCCCCAAACCGCTCTACCGATCCTCCGTCTACGCCACCATCAAAGAGGCGCTGGAATACAAGGGGCGGCCTTCTGCCTACAGGGAGGAGAAGTCCGGCGGAAAATCCCTGGACGGCGTCCGTCTGCTGGTGGCGGAGGACAATGCCCTCAACCAGGAGATTGCGGCGACGCTGCTGCGTATGAACGGGGCCTCGGTGGACTGTGTGGAAAACGGCCAGCAGGCTCTGGATACCTTCCTTGCATCAAGTCCCGGCGACTATGACGCGATTTTGATGGATGTACAGATGCCGGTGATGGACGGTTACGAGGCCACAAGGCGCATCCGCGTATCCGATCATCCGCTTGCCCTCACGATCCCTATCATCGCAACAACGGCCAACGCATTCAGCGACGATATCTCCGCCGCGCTGGCGGCCGGGATGGACGCCCATGTGAGCAAGCCGCTGGATATGGCACAGCTTTGCAAAATACTTACAGAGTGTATCCACAGGTCCGAGCACTGA
- a CDS encoding DUF2953 domain-containing protein, producing the protein MIWLYILGALLALFLLICLIRIGVTIAFEERVTLDIQVGLIRIHVDPAGPKKAKKQKKPKEKKEVTAKDVERLAGKLPKPTLLELKEAAAYFKPVLQRTLGRTRRSVRIHPLTLSVTLGAAEDPANMAQIYGYANAGMWTFMPWLEHLLVIPDPRIHLGLDFDSAKTVIRGRLGVSILIGDVFLIGLGAGLPALKWFLQFRKRHKADKTEQAV; encoded by the coding sequence TTGATCTGGCTCTACATCTTAGGCGCCCTGCTGGCGCTGTTCCTGTTGATCTGCCTGATCCGCATCGGCGTCACCATAGCCTTTGAAGAGCGTGTGACACTGGATATCCAGGTGGGTCTCATCCGGATTCACGTGGACCCGGCCGGCCCGAAAAAAGCGAAAAAACAAAAGAAGCCAAAAGAGAAAAAAGAAGTCACGGCAAAAGATGTGGAGCGCCTGGCCGGCAAACTGCCAAAGCCCACGCTCTTGGAGCTTAAGGAGGCCGCGGCCTATTTTAAGCCGGTTTTGCAGCGCACGCTGGGCCGTACCAGGCGCAGCGTGCGGATTCACCCCCTGACGCTCTCAGTGACCCTGGGGGCTGCGGAGGACCCGGCCAACATGGCCCAGATCTACGGCTATGCCAACGCCGGGATGTGGACGTTCATGCCCTGGCTGGAGCATCTGCTGGTGATTCCGGATCCCCGGATCCACCTTGGGCTTGACTTTGACAGCGCAAAGACAGTGATCCGGGGAAGGCTTGGCGTGTCCATCCTGATAGGCGACGTATTTTTGATCGGACTGGGCGCCGGGCTTCCGGCCCTGAAGTGGTTTTTACAGTTTAGAAAAAGGCACAAAGCGGATAAAACAGAACAAGCGGTATAG
- a CDS encoding D-alanyl-D-alanine carboxypeptidase family protein, with translation MPTIRRVFSFLFAVLLLSVMTCRASAVSTSATSSILLDAGSGRVLYEHNADKQMLIASTTKIMTALVAIENGDLDQVVTVKRTYTLVEGSSMYLKEGEKLTLETLLYGLMLCSGNDAALAVADAVGGSDFIDMMNDKAEELGMSSTSFANPNGLDDEKHYSTARDMAILAAEAMKNQTFVRIASTKSVSIGGRLMSNHNKLLNMVDGCLGLKTGYTKAAGRTLVSCVQRHGQMLVAVTLQDGNDWADHAALYDYGFSTYPASTQVTAGERVGVVGVTGGTVSRVPLAAADTFSYPLAQGEKLRTETDFPEEVSAPLYAGTPLGEIRFYLGEQEVGCVELVCGQDVELDFPEPVSFLHRIFSFLP, from the coding sequence ATGCCGACCATTCGACGCGTTTTTTCCTTTCTCTTTGCTGTTTTATTGTTAAGTGTTATGACTTGTCGAGCCAGTGCTGTCAGCACTTCCGCCACGTCCTCCATCTTGTTGGACGCCGGGAGCGGGCGTGTTTTGTATGAGCACAATGCAGACAAGCAGATGCTGATCGCCAGTACCACCAAGATCATGACCGCCCTTGTTGCCATTGAGAACGGGGATCTGGATCAGGTGGTGACGGTCAAGCGCACCTACACGCTGGTGGAGGGCTCTTCCATGTATCTGAAGGAAGGGGAGAAGCTGACGCTGGAGACGCTGCTCTACGGACTGATGCTGTGCTCGGGAAACGACGCGGCGCTGGCCGTGGCGGACGCTGTGGGCGGCAGTGATTTCATCGACATGATGAATGACAAGGCGGAGGAGTTGGGCATGAGCTCCACCTCCTTTGCCAATCCCAATGGGCTGGACGATGAGAAGCACTACTCCACCGCCCGGGATATGGCGATATTGGCCGCGGAGGCAATGAAAAACCAGACCTTTGTCCGGATCGCCTCCACCAAAAGCGTTTCGATCGGCGGCCGGTTGATGAGCAACCACAATAAGCTGCTCAACATGGTAGATGGATGCCTTGGACTGAAAACCGGCTACACCAAGGCCGCGGGCCGCACGCTGGTCAGCTGCGTGCAGCGCCACGGTCAGATGCTGGTGGCTGTGACGCTTCAGGACGGCAACGACTGGGCGGACCACGCCGCGCTCTATGACTACGGATTTTCCACCTACCCCGCCTCCACGCAGGTAACGGCGGGGGAGCGCGTGGGAGTGGTCGGTGTAACCGGGGGGACCGTTTCCCGCGTGCCGCTGGCGGCGGCGGATACGTTTTCCTATCCGCTGGCGCAGGGGGAGAAGCTGCGCACCGAGACGGACTTCCCGGAGGAGGTCTCCGCACCTCTCTATGCTGGCACCCCCTTAGGCGAGATTCGCTTTTACCTGGGTGAGCAGGAGGTAGGCTGCGTGGAACTGGTTTGCGGGCAGGACGTGGAGCTGGATTTCCCGGAGCCGGTCAGCTTCCTGCACCGGATATTCTCCTTTTTACCATAG
- a CDS encoding pseudouridine synthase, with protein MEERVQKIIAASGLCSRRAAEQLLESGRVFVDGHVARLGEKADPDRAEITVDGRPISKNVPAVYIMLNKPRGYVTTLSDEKGRPVVTDLLKGLDGVRVFPVGRLDMDSEGLLLLTNDGELMQKLLHPSHEIQKTYFVSVYGDISGVDRRLSALKEVNGEAIRPAQVEILRSGGRAADLLITIHEGKNRQIRKMCGSCGLMVKRLRRIREHTLELGRLPAGQWRYLTESELAKLRDHA; from the coding sequence TTGGAAGAGAGAGTACAAAAGATCATCGCCGCCTCGGGACTCTGTTCCCGGCGGGCGGCGGAACAGCTGCTGGAGAGCGGCCGGGTTTTCGTGGATGGGCATGTGGCCCGTCTGGGGGAGAAGGCCGATCCGGATCGTGCTGAAATCACTGTGGACGGCAGGCCCATTTCGAAGAATGTGCCTGCTGTCTACATTATGCTGAATAAGCCCAGGGGGTATGTGACCACTTTGTCGGATGAAAAGGGCCGCCCTGTGGTGACGGACCTGCTCAAGGGACTGGACGGTGTGCGGGTCTTTCCTGTGGGCCGGCTGGATATGGACTCGGAGGGGTTGCTGCTGCTGACCAATGACGGAGAACTGATGCAGAAGTTGCTGCATCCAAGTCATGAGATTCAAAAGACCTATTTTGTCTCTGTCTATGGGGATATCTCCGGCGTCGACCGCCGTCTTTCCGCATTGAAGGAAGTGAACGGAGAAGCCATCCGGCCGGCGCAGGTGGAGATTCTCCGCAGCGGCGGACGGGCGGCGGACCTGCTGATCACTATTCACGAGGGGAAAAACCGGCAGATCCGGAAAATGTGCGGCAGCTGCGGCCTGATGGTGAAGCGGCTCCGCCGTATCCGGGAGCACACGCTGGAGTTGGGCCGGCTCCCGGCGGGGCAGTGGCGGTATCTGACTGAATCGGAACTTGCAAAACTCCGGGACCATGCATGA
- a CDS encoding segregation and condensation protein A → MDNPIYKLEKIVRAKSEESMQDFEGPLDLILYLLGKNKIEIQDISISLILDQYLAYLEARQSMDLEVASEFVTMASHLMFIKTRMLLSIEDEEAQSEMDALIKSLEERRRNDNYLKVKAVAEHLGPMGEFGRNILTRNPEPVERGKIYEYDQEKADLILAMQEILNRSERNAPPSAAAFSSIVRHEPYPVESKAREILNRLKLSGVTRFLLLFRGNRSRSEVVATFLAVLELCRSKVIRLAGSETDCTVAPEKDDLAAQDGRG, encoded by the coding sequence TTGGATAATCCGATTTATAAACTGGAAAAAATCGTGCGGGCGAAAAGCGAGGAATCCATGCAGGATTTCGAGGGCCCTCTGGATTTGATCCTCTACTTATTGGGTAAAAATAAAATTGAGATTCAGGACATCTCCATCTCTCTGATTCTGGACCAGTATCTGGCGTACCTTGAGGCGCGCCAGAGCATGGACTTGGAGGTGGCCAGCGAATTTGTCACCATGGCGTCCCATCTGATGTTCATCAAGACCCGGATGCTTCTCTCCATTGAGGACGAAGAGGCCCAGAGTGAGATGGACGCGCTGATCAAGTCCCTGGAAGAGCGCCGGCGCAACGACAACTACCTGAAGGTGAAGGCGGTTGCGGAGCATCTTGGCCCCATGGGGGAATTCGGGCGGAATATTCTGACCCGGAATCCGGAGCCTGTGGAGCGGGGGAAGATCTATGAATACGACCAGGAGAAGGCGGATCTGATCCTTGCCATGCAGGAGATACTGAACCGTTCGGAGCGGAACGCGCCTCCAAGCGCGGCGGCGTTCAGTTCCATTGTGCGCCACGAGCCCTATCCCGTGGAGTCCAAGGCCAGGGAGATTCTGAACCGGCTGAAGCTCAGCGGCGTCACCCGGTTTTTGCTGCTGTTCCGCGGAAACAGGAGCAGAAGTGAAGTAGTGGCCACCTTTTTGGCGGTGCTGGAGCTATGCCGCTCAAAGGTGATCCGTCTGGCCGGCTCTGAGACGGACTGCACCGTCGCGCCGGAAAAGGACGACCTGGCGGCGCAGGATGGAAGAGGATGA